Within the Methanomicrobium sp. W14 genome, the region TCACTTTTTGACTACATGGACACTGATTCCTCTGCTTTTTTCAGGGAATCTATGCAGAATGCAAAGAAAAGAAAAAAGGCTGAGCTCCTGGAGTGCACAATAAAGCGCGTTTCTGGAAAAAATGTCAGAATTGAGGCAAGTATATCCCCCAAATTTGATGGAACCGGTTATCTTACCGAGTTCAGGGTTGTAAGCCGTGACATATCCGCCAGGTTTGATGCTGTAAAAGGCCTTTTCAAGTGGAAGTCTTTTCTAAGCTCGATTGTCCAGAACATTCCCCTGATGGTCCTTGTAAAGGAGGTCAGAAAGGGCACCTATATCTTCTTCAACAGGTCTGCCGAGGATTTCTTCGGTCTCAACGGTGAAAGCTCGGTAGGAAGGATGGGATGTGAGCTTTTTGCCGATAAAATAACCGAGTGTTTTGTATCCGGTGACAGAGAGGTCGTCTCCACCAAAAAACCAGTGTTTCTCCATGAGTTTCAGGCAAAATCTAATTCTGGCACTCTGAGGGTTCTTAAGGTCAGGAAAGTCCCCATACTCGGTCCTGATGAAAATCTTGAGTACATTATGACCATTGCGGAGGACATAACCGAGCAGAAACGTGCCGAAGAAGAGATAATCGCCCAGCGTGACCAGGCCCAGAGCTACCTGGATGTGGCGGGAGTCATGATAGCTGTCGTAAACAGAAATGGCATGATAGAGAGCCTGAACAAAAAAGGATGTTCTCTTTTAGGCTACGAGGAGAGTGAGATTGTTGGCTCAGACTGGTTTATGACCGTCGTCCCCCAAGACCTCCGTGACGGACTCAGGAGAGGTTTTGACCTGGCGATAAACGGAGGATGCATCCCTAAACCCGGTGAACACGGAAGGCTTCTAAGAAAGGACGGGACAGAAATTGCAGTAGACTGGTATAATACTTTCCTTAAAAACTCAAAGGGCAAAATAATCGCGATGGTCTCATCTGCATCCGAAAACTAGACCCTGTGCTGTTTTTCAGTATTTTGTCCACTTTGTCCTCCGGTTACCTGTTATCTCCTGTGCATTTTTTCTGCCTGCTGCGTAATTTTTGGCCTGATAGGTGTTTTAACACTGTTCTTCTTTTGGCATACTTTTTTAAGCTATCAATTCCTTAAAAGACGAATAAAACAGCTGGATAATATCCGGTGTAAAAATCCTTCTTTAAAGGATTTTTTCCAGATATCCGGAATATATCCGCCAGGTGCCGGAAATTAAATGAAAAAACCATTATTAATTGTTTTAGCCCTTCTGGCTGCAGTTCTTGTCCTCTCCGGAGAAGTGTCTGCAGGAGGGGATACTTATGCGAAAGGGGATACGGTCGACATTTCGGGAAGCGTTACCGGAAGCCCGTCCCAGGGACTTGCGGTATGGGTTTTCGGCCCGAACTACTGGACACGTGAAATCCAGAGTGTTTCGGGGGACACTTATACTTATGAAATCCCCGGAAGTATTACTGAAAACATGGCTTCCGGGCAGTACTTCTGTATAGTGCAGCACCCGATGATGAACGGCGTATTTGACGTATACGTATCCGGTGATGATGTCGTCTCGTCTTCAGGCCAGTCTTTTGCAATAAGCGGTTCGGGAAAACTGCAGGGAAGCTCCGCCGCATATGCACTCATGAATATGATTGACTCTCCCGATATCGACGATATGTATGTAGTCACAGAGTTTTACATAACCGACCCGTGGATTAGGTTCACTCCTGAGGAGACGTATTATACAGGTGACAATATACTGATCTCCGGAAGCACGAATGTAGCCGCAGGTGAAAAGCTGATATACGAGCTGTATTCATCGTCATTCAACCCCGAGTCCAAGAGCAATCTCTCAGGTTTCTCCGGAAAATCAGGAACTGTAACTGTTGAACCTGCAGGCGATGAAAACGTCTGGGAGGTTTTGATTGACACTGACGGGATGAAACCCGACACTTACATATTCAGAGTATCAAAGGACGACGGTTCCGCAGCATATTCCGAAGAGTTTACCCTTGAAAAAAACCCTTCCTTAACGGTTTCAAACGAAGTCTCTTCCTCTGAGTCTTCTCAAGGAGAGGCCGTTGCAATAAGTACGGCAGTTTCAACATCCGCATCCTCAGGTTATACTGAAAACAAAAATGCTTCCGAAACCGCTGCACAGCCCTCTCCGGGGGCCGGCTGGATTTTGAGCATGTCTGCATTCTTTGTGTCTGCGGTTGCTCTGGCAAAAAGACGTCTCTGATGACTTTTAAAGTCATCGTTTATTTTGTGCCTTTAAAATTCATTTTTGAAATTGTTTTAAGACTGTTTTATTACTATGAAGGACTAATTTTCACACATGGTTGCAAGGCTGAAGCGCTACGGTCAGATCGCCGACGTAATGGTAAAATACGGTTTCGGCATATTTCTTGATGAAATAGATCCCGATGCGTCCAAACGCAGAAAATTTTTCAAGAGGTCTGTACCGGACAGCAGATCCGTCTACGAAAGGGTGAGGCTTGTGCTTGAGGAGCTCGGCCCGACAGCAGTGAAGTTCGGACAGATGGCGGCATCGAGAAGTGAGTCCATACCCCCCGAGCTTGTGGAGGAGCTGAAAAAACTGCATGACCACGTAACACCCGTCCCTTTTGAGGCCCTTGTTCCGACAATAGAGGAGTTCTGCGGTCCGATAAACGAGACGTTTGAATATTTTGAAAAAACTCCCATAGCAGCGGCCTCGATAGGACAGGTCCACAGGGCGGTATTAAAGGACGGGACAATAGTAGCGATAAAAATTCAGCGTCCGAATATAGCCGAAAAAATAGAGACCGATACAGTAATTATAGAGGGCATGGCACGCCGCTTCGAGAAGGTAAATCCTGCATTAAAGGCGTACAACCTCAGCGGAATGGTCGACGATTTTACAAAAATGATGAAAAGGGAGCTTGATTATGTCGCCGAAGGAAAAAACGCCGACATATTCTCCCGCAACTTTAAAAAAAGGCCTGAAATAAAATTCCCAAAAATATACTGGGAGTATTCCGGTTCGAGGCTTCTGATGATGGAGTACATCGAGGGCATCAGGGTCGATGACGTGGAGGGCATAAAAATATACGGCTATGACCCTAAGGTATACGCCGACTGGGGATTTGAGACGTATCTCAAGATGATATTTGAGGACGGCTTTTTTCATATAGACCCTCATCCGGGCAATATTTTCGTGACGATAGACGGCAAACTGGCTTTTATTGATCTTGGCGCTATTGCCATAATAAGACCTGAAAGAAGGCACACATTCATAAAACTACTCTTATCAATAGTCGACACCGACGTCGACATGATAATTGACTGCTTCAAAAAGCTCGGGGTACGTATAGACGACGATGATCTTGACGAGATAAAAGACCAGCTTTATTATGCCCTTTTTGACTCCGAAGGCTTTGAGATATCCTCGGTAGATACGATAAGCTCTCTGAACACAATTCCGAAGATCCTGAACCGCTACCATATACAGATACCGGGAACCCTTATGTCCCTTTTAAAGGTGCTGATTATGGTCATCGGTGTCGGCCAGACTTTAAACCCGCAGTTCAGTTTCTACGACAAGGCAAGGCCTTATCTTACCGAGATTGTAAAAATGCAGTATTTCTCGCCGCAAAGCTTTAAGAAGACTTCGCACACTCTGATGGAAAGCGTCGACAGCATAATGAAGCTTCCGAAGATCTTCAGCAGGACGATGAACAAATGGGCCGCCGGGAAGTTTCAGATAGATATCGTGGCAAAAGATGTGGAAAAACTGTCGAATACCATAGAAAAGGCGACCGACAAGATTTTGATGGGGATGGTTGCATCAGCACTTGTGATAGGTGCCTCAATCGTTATGTACTCTGCCGACTTTGAGTACAGCAACTGGCTTATGTACTTCACCGTGGCTGTATACTGTGCGGCGTTTGTAATAGCTATCGTGACTATTGTGCGTGTATTATTCTTTGAACCTTCAGCAAGAAAAAAATGAAGAAGAACTTAAATAATGCATTTTCATTCCATTTTTTAAGAAATATTTTTTATTTTTTTTATTCTGAAAGCCTTTTGAAAAGGCCTTTAACCGTCTTTTTCTTTTCAAACTTAAACTCGGGTGCAAATATTTTGAGGTCCAGAAAAAGGCTACCCTTAACGGATATCGTGATATCCGCCGCCAGAAAATCCGCGGCTGCGTATAAAAGGGACCTGTTTTTAAGGGTAACGGGAATATCTATTCTATTTTCAGTGCCTGCTTCTAATTTTATGCCGGATTTTTCCCCGTGTCCTATATACTCTTCATGTCCGTCCTCTTCGACTCTGTAGATGTCAAAACATACCTTTTTTATGGATGCACCGGTTAAAAGAGGACTTTTTACACTGATTCTTACGGTAAGGTCCATATTCTGCGGGTTTATTCCGTTAAAAAAAAAGTCCGTGACCTCAATTTCCGGAGCTGCATTTGCTTTCATGTACTCTTTTGAACAGTAAGTTGTTTACTCCGGTTATATTTATGGGTGTGTATGAGTCTTGTTTTGCATGAAATCATATTATTTTTAAGGAGATCTGGTATGATCGTTTAATATAATAAACTTTAAATAGAATCAGCAGTTAAAGAACAGAACATAGCAGAAGCTTATTTAGTTTCACGTCATCTGAAAAAAAGACAGAGTAGAGGTAATTAAATCCATGGCATTGTCTTCTTGCGGGATATGCATGAGAAATCATATTTGAAATCCTCTCCTTAAATTATTTGAAGTATCAGAAAAGGCGGTGAAATGTAAAAAAGGGGGGTGAGTAGCTAATGGCCGATGCAAAAGTTTTGATTGTTGAAGATGAGATTATCGTTGCTATGGGGATTGAAAGGTCTCTTTCCTCTTTCGGTTATAATGTCGTTGGTCTTGCCGTTAGGGGAAACGATGCAGTAAGGATGACAGGGGAGCTTATCCCGGATATTGCACTGATTGACATAGATTTAAAGGACAAAAAAATGGACGGAGTCGATGTCGCCAAAACGATTGGGGAGAGATGGGACATTCCTGTTGTATATCTGACTTCATACGCGGATGAAGATGTGCTTTCACGGGCAATCCGGGCAAACCCTTACGGCTATCTCATAAAACCGGCACGCCCAAGAGAGGTCTACACGACAATTGAGACCGTTCTCCAGAAACACAGGACGGTAAAGGCTGAAAGGGCTATGAAATCCGGGGAGAAAAAGTTTCATATGGTAATGGATTCGATTCCTTTTCCGATATGCCTAATCTCTTCTTCAAATAATTCCCCCCGTCATGAGATTGTATTTGCAAACAAAAGTTTTCTTGACATTGTTTCAGTGGAAATTTCCGAAATTATCCATACTGACCCCTGTGATCTGTTCGGGCAGAACTTCCTGGATAACCTGCACGAATCGAAGGAAAAAAATTCTCCTGAATATGACGCAGTATTGTACTCCGGTGACGGAGGCATTGTTCAGGGCAGGGTTTTCGCAAAGGATGTTGAATATGACAGCGAGAGACTTACGCTTGTAATATTCAGGGAAAAAAACGGGGGTCTGGTATTTTCATCAAAACGGACTGCTGAAAAATATGTCTGAAATAAAAAATTATCCTTTTTTGTTCTCTGTCCGGAAAGTCTCATTCCTTATTTTTTGGAAATAGATTTTAATCATAAAGAGCTTATTTTTAGAAGTTAACTTCAAGGGTAAAGGGAAGTGGCTTTAAGTGGGAATAGATGAGGCGAAAAAAGATCTTGATGCATATATTTCGGCACTGCCCGAAAAAATTCCGCCGGTTTCCGGGAGTATTGGTCACCTTATTGCGTCGATGCTCATAGGGTACAGGACAGGTCTTTACGACAGGGCCATAGGAAGGGCGGACAGGATAATAAAAAAACTTGGAAACGATGAAAAAAAGTCAGTTCTGAAGTGTGCGGTTAAAATAATAAGAAACCGGTCTATAGAGCTTTTGCCGTCGCAAAAGTCAATACGTTCGGAATTCAACTGGGAAGGAGGCGACCCGACGAAGACTTACGGCTACAGTGTCCCCGAGGAGCAGGCGTGCAGGTTCTCCGAAGGTGACGAAAAGTACTACGCAGTCATTTTAAATAAGGAAGATATCAGGGTCCCTCCTGGTGAATATGAGTATGACAACGCTCTTATTCTTGCGTATTCCTGTGCATACATATCCTCTCCTGAGGACAGGCTTGCACTGGAGGAACAGGTTTTGGGATATGTTCTGCAAAGAATTGAATACTATAAAAGCCCTGACCTGTGAACAGTATATACAATGGCAATTGATGCCCGTTATGGCATAATTTCAAATCTGCTTTTTCGGCTAATCCTCTGTTTTTCCGTCCATGTTGATAAATTTGTCAGCAAATGCAGTGAGCTGGGAGAGAATCGCCGGGTCAAGTGTGCTTTCAGCTGCAAGGTATATGCCGGACAGGTCCATAATCCTCAGCTTGCTTGTTATAAAATGTATAAATTTGGTTATATTGGACGAAGGAATGTAAATCAGCATTGCATTTATCGAATCAAGGAGAAGTGCCGGGTTCTGGTCCTTTTTTTTCTTCAGTTCTTCGGACACTGCAATTGAAATGGCTGTAAGGTCGCCGGGGTTTGTAAGATAAGTGCACTTGGGTACTTTTTCGTTCACTTTTCCCATTGCAAATTTTGATATTGTATCGATGAACGTGATCTTTTCAAGGTCAAGGTTTCTTACGGTGTACACCTCGTAGAGATACTGTGCCGGCTGACTTGCCGAGATGATTATTACCTCCTGTCCGGATTTTGTGATCTCTTTTATAAGTCCTATGTTGTTTTCCTTCAGCATCTCAGGTGGAGAAAGGACGAGCCAGATATGCGGTTTTTTATCTTTATTAAGATATTCTTCAGTTTCAGAGTTACCCATTCTTAAAATCCTCCCCCCTCTCTTTTAGTGTGATATGAACCTTCTGTATGCGTCCGGAATTTCACTTCTGTTTTCGACGATAGCCCTGCTGATATCCTTAAGGTTTTTGTTTATCTGGTCAATGTTTTTTATCTGGATGTCTATTTTTGCACCTATGCTCTCCTCTGATATTTTATTTTCCAGTATGTCCTTTTTAATCTGCACTATGTTGTCCCGGACAAGATTCACAGGCTCTTTTATTCTAAGCGTGGATTCTGTTATATAGGCTATAAGGGCCTCTCTTACCTCCTGCCTGAACATTGCGCTTCCGATTATTCCTGCTGCAGCGCCCAGGGCATCTATTTCAGCTTCTGTCCATTTTCTGTCTTCCCTTGTTTCGTCAAAGCCGATGAAGCCCCACCATTTGTCATTAATAAATATGGGTGTTATCACAGATGTTTTCGTCCCTAAATGTTCCATATTCCTTTTTTCGTCGGGTTCCACCGAGCCTATGTCGGCAATTATGATATTCCCCTTTTCCATCTCGTCTTTCCAGCGGAGGATGCCTGCTTTTTCGTATGAAAGTCCCTGCATCCTTGGATTTGTAATCTGGGAAGCGGATTTGTCGTAAGCCCATTCAAATCTCTCGTTCATGAGAAGGGTGTTAGTATTTTCGTCGGTAGTGTTTTCGAAACAGTATGTCCTTGCAACACCTGTGGCCTTTCCAAGTGCCTCCAGGACCCCGGGCATCACCTTTTCCCAGGAATTTGACTTTAAAAACTGTCTTGATGCGAAGTTTATCGCTTCAAGTATTTTGTCCCTGAGCAGAATGTCATTGACTATTTTTTTTCTTTCAGAAATGTCATGGATATGTATAATAAAATAGCCGCTTTCTTTGTCAAAGAAGAACGTTGCTACAATGGTGACTATTTCAGAGTCCCTTCTGACCAGTCTGAATTCGTAGATTTTGTCGTTGAATGTTTTGCTCTCCAGGAAATTCCTGAATACGCTTTTTATTAGATCTCTGTCCTCCTCATAAATTATAGACTCAAATGTAATTCTGCTGTTTACAATATCCCTGCATTTATATTTCGTAAAGCGGCAAAAGGCAACGTTTGCGGCAATAATCCTTCCCTTTTTGTCAGCCAGGGCGAGTCCTGTGATGGCATGCTCAAATATGTTTTTGTAGATGTCCCCCGTAATATTCATAAGCCATTAATATGAATTTTAAATATAAAAATGTGTTTTAGCCCGCTTGAAAAAAAATCCGTTTATAATGATATGTCAGGTCATCTTTTTATTTGATCTGCGAGGACTTTTTTTTAAATAATTATGAGATTTTTCAGTACAGTAAAAATAAAAAAAGGATTTTTACTTGTGTACATAGTGTTCGACATTTCCGTATGTTTTGAGCTTTTTGTCTTCGTCAAGCACCGATACCGTCCCGTGGCCTCCGCATATGAGGCATTTCTTTCCTGTCCTCTCTTCGTATCCCAAAGCCATCACAAGGACCTTTTTTCTCTCTTCCCGGGCAAGTTCGCTGTCCACATTGACTGATGTCACCAGAAAGTCTGCTATAGAGTTGTATCTCCTGCGGTCATCTGAAAAGCTTGAAAAGTTCATCAGGGTGTCTGCCGTAAACAAAAGGCCTGCTTTCGGGCAGAATATAATAAGCTGGCCTGCCTGGTGGCCTCCCCTGCTTAACAAAACCTCGAATTCAAGACCGCCTATAGGTATTTTTGCAAGTACAGGAAATCCGGTTTCATTCTCCTGCGAGTTTTCGGGAAGAAGTCTTGTGTTCTCTTCGGATGGAGGATTCCAGCGGGAGAAAAGTGCAATCATTTTGGTGTATACCTTTTCAAGTATTGAATTTTCGTTTCTTGACCCCCATGCCCGGTTTCCGCATTTTATAATCTCTAGTGTTGTTGGGTGCATGTATGCCGGCACATTGTATGCTCCCCCGGCACCGCAGTGGTCCGCGTCACCGTGAGTCACTATCATGAACTTCAGTTTTTTGTCTATGTCAAGCCCGTAGTATGAGAACATTTTTCTGGCGTCATCTGAGTATATTCCGTATCCGGTATCAATCATCACAGTTTCACCGGGGTAGTCAAATACGAATATGCTTCCGCCTCCGGGGAGCTGAAAGCAGAACAGTGTCATATCGGGAGTTATCTCAATCTCCTGGACGTCTGCGTAAAAACCCGCTCCGGTTGTTTTGTTCAGAAAATCCCCGCAGAGTATGTAATTTTCAAAGACCTCGTCAGGGTTGTCGCCGCGTTTCGTCAGCTCCTGGACCGTGTGGTTGATGTCCTTTAAAAAGTTTATCAGGAAGTCATCGTCGTCGTTTCCGATGTACCTGCGGAGCTTTTTTGCAAACATTACGTAAAAGACGGTCTTGTCAAGTGATGTCCCCGTCGTGTCGTATTCGATTATATCTATTTTATAGTGGTTTTTCAGTGAGTCCAGGAGCTCGTCTGCCCTGTGCTTCTCCTCAAGGTTCATGCTGACAAAAACGGTCTCCGGAAAGCTTCCCGTATCATCGAAGTCTATCGACCCTATATATGCACCTGCATCAGATGCGATGTCAAGGAATTCGGCAAGGGCTCCTGCCCTGTTGGGAAGGTTGACGCTGAATTTCAGGAAAGGGAGGCTTTTTAAAGAGTTTCTGAGGAACCCTATGGATGAAAGTCTCTCCTTAATCTTTTCGTATGCCTCTTCGCTGCATGTGACCTCGAAGAATGCAGTCTGCGAGTCTATCTGTCTGTCATAGTGAATTCTGTTTATATTTCCGTTGAGCTCGGTTATTATTCCTGAAGCAAGGTTCAGTGCGCCCGGTCTGTTTGGAATGTATGCTACAAATGAATATCTGTTCAAAAAAAATCACCTGTCCGGCTTATTTATTTAGGGGTTTAATCAGGTACATCGCCCACCCGATGTACTCCCTCCCGTATGCAAGGTACTCCTCCTGAACCCTTCTGAAGTAGCTGAGTATCTCTTCATAGTCAGGAGAGGATTTATCTTTACAGCCCATGAGCCAATCGATGCAGTTTCTCCATATTCCGGATTCGTAGACGTCCCAGTCGTTGTCGTCTGCCCTGACAACCGATTTAAGGTCGAAGCCTTTTCCCCTTATTATCTGGAGTATTTCGTATTCCGTCATAATTTCCTGCCACTGGCGGCAGAACTCCGGTGCAACTGTATCTTTTTTCCAGTAGCGGTCTCCGATGATTATTGACCCCGTATCTTTTATGAAACCTGAAAGTACCGTTAAAGTCTCCTCAATGCCTCCCCAGATCTGGGAGGCCCCGAGGGCGACGGCAAAATCATAAAGTTCGCCCTCTTCTTTTTCGTAATCTGAGGCGTCAGCAAAGAATATGGAGATTTTGTCGGAAAGTCCAAGCTCTTCGATTGCATTGCATGCGTTGCGGCAGGCGTCCTCCCTTATGTCAATGCCTGTGCCGGAGATGCCGAAGGTCTCTCCCCACATCCCGAGAAGAGTCCCGTTTCCGCACCCGAAATCGATTACCGACATACCTTCCGACATGCCGGCTATTTCACCTATGTAAACCGCTTTTTCGGGGCTTAAAGGGTTCATTATGCTCAGTGGGCCCTGCGATACAGAGACAATATCACGAAATTCCATTATATTATACCGCCGTAAAATCCAAAACCGGATGAAACGAATCCTAAATCAGATTCTGCATTATTTATTGTCGCTTAAACGGCATCAATTTATTGCAGGCCCAAGGTTCTGTCCGAAAGTGGTTTTAACGGTTTTTAATTGCATACTTTTTGCACATATCCCTCCTCCTATTCAGAGTGGAAACGGACTCCAGTTTCCTTACGGTTCAAAAAAATACTGGTTTAAATTGACTAAATCCAAAAAAGAAACATAGTTATATGAATATAACAAGTTTATAAAATATGAAGAAAACACTCGGTCGTTATATCGGGGTGATAGCATTTATTCTTGTTCTTCTCATCCCGACAGACCCTTCAGTGTTTCCGACAGACGCTAAATACGTCGCCAGTGTGACTCTTCTCATGGTAATCTGGTGGGTTACCGAGGCGATACCGATACAGGCGACTGCACTTCTGCCCGTTATTCTCTTTCCTGCTCTTGGGGTACTGACTCCTGCCGAGGCCTGTGCACCCTATGCCGACAAGACGATATTTCTGTTTATGGGCGGATTTATCATAGCTATGTCAATGCAGAGGTGGGGTCTTCATGAAAGGATAGCCCTGAATATTATAAACAGGGTCGGAACCTCGCCGAGAATGCTTATCCTGGGATTCATGGTGGCAACCGCCTTTTTGTCCATGTGGATCTCAAACACAGCAACGGCGATGATGATGGTTCCTATAGCAATAGCAATCATTGCGACAATTCTCCCCAAGTCCGACACCGGTCTTGGCGAGATGACGGAGCAGCAGAGGGACTTTTCGGAGTGTATAGTGATATCGATTGCATATGCGGCGACAATCGGGGGTATAGCAACAATCATCGGGACACCGCCCAACGGGATATTCGTAGCCCAGATGGAGACTATCTTTCCGTCTGCACCTGCAATTGACTTTTTTACATGGATGGAGTTTGCCCTGCCGCTTGCATGCGTAATGCTCCCGCTTGCATGGCTCTGGCTGACATACGGCCCGTACAGGCACATGCCGGGAAAAATTTCTTCAGGAAAGGAAATAATAGCGGAAAGGCTCAGGTCCCTCGGTGAGATGGGCAGGGGAGAAAAATGGACGCTTCTGGTCTTTGCAATGACGGCTGCAGCCTGGATAATGAGGTCCGAGAAACATATAGGGAATGTTGTAATTCCCGGAATAACCACATATCTTCCTTTTGTCGGAGACTCTACGATTGCAATTGCAGGGGCAGTCCTTTTATTCCTGCTTCCTGTAGACACCAAAGAAGGAGTGTTTACGATGAACTGGGAATGGGCAAAAAAAATTCCCTGGGGGATTCTCATTCTTTTCGGCGGAGGTATCTGTCTTTCGACTGCGTTTATAAAAAGCGGCCTTGCAGGCGTTATAATGCAGCACATGACCTTTATGCATGTCCTGCCTGTGGTTGTAGCTGTCCTTGTCGTGGCTCTTTTGGTCTCACTTTTGACAGAGGTCACTTCCAATACGGCAATAGCTTCGGTTATGATGCCTGTTATGGCTGTAACGGCCGTCAGCATGGGGATTCATCCTTATCTGCTTATGTTAACGGCAGCGTTTGCATGCTCTATGGCTTTCATGCTCCCTGTTGCAACACCCCCGAATGCCGTTGCCTACAGCTCGGGTTATGTTGAGATGAAGGATATGATACGGACAGGCTGGATTCTGAATATTGTCGGAATTTTCATTCTCACACTGTTCATGTTTACCATAATATCCTGGATTCTGGGATTTTCAACTGCAATGCCGGACTGGGCTTTTGAGCCGGCGGTTTCCGTGTGAAGTATCTGTTAAAGTTAATATAATCAAAATAGATCAATCCATAATTTGTTTTTTAAATGCCGGTTAAACCTTTAAAACAGCAGATTTTCAGCCTTATACCCGTTTCATACTCAAGATTAATATGATCCTAAAGCTATACTTCTACATCATGCCCAAGGAAAATATAATATCGGGAGGCCTTGAAGGCGACGGTATTGAGGGACATAGAAAAAAAGTAAAAAAAACATCTTCCCGTGACAATGTTGAAGACTTGGATAGTAATATGAACTTTCAGTCTGGTGAAAGAAGTTCCGGGGAATCCGTCTTTGGCAAAGAGACTTCCGGGAAGAGTGAAGGGAAAACAAAGAGAGAGGAGCGTTCTTCTGAAGAAGGTGATATATTTGATACAGGATTCGGCTCCTTTAAGTCGGTGAAAAAGTACAGGGAGAATTCTCATATAGGAAGCGATTCGGATATCTTTTCGAACGGGTTCGGTTCGAAGGATGCCGGGTGGATGTCAGGTCGCAGGAGAAAATCCACGGCAAAACCCTCCGAGCCGTATGAAGGGGAAAAAACTCATGAAATTCGTTCAAAGACAGAGGAGGGGGATATCTTCGCGACAGATATTGCTTCACATCCTCTTGAGACGTCCGAGGAAAGGGAAGAGCGTAAAGTCAGTGAAAGCAGAAGACCACCCAGACCGCCTGAAAATGGTGACCCTTTCTACACGGGGTTCGGGTATACTGATCAGAGGAGTGAAAGAGAGTCTGAGGCAAAAAAAACAGCACATTCCGGTCTGAAAACAGGGGGTCCTGTGAAGAAAAAGAAGCCTCAAAAAGAACTGTCCGACGAAGACGACGATGATCTGTTCAGCTAGACTAAAAAAAGGTTACAGGAATTCTTTTATTCCTGATCTTCTTTTGTTATGAGGATCTGTATATTCTCTGTTTTTTCAACCGAAATCTCCTTTTTTCCTTTATAAACTGAGACTGTGCCTGTGACATTTACAAACTCTGCCTTTTTGAAACTGTCAAGGTATTCTTCACCGCCCTTAAAGAAAATGTCAGGCCCGTCGGTATTTATTATGAGGTTGTTCCCGGTTTTTGTTGCATATACTCCGGTAACATTTCCTGAAAAGAACACGGGGTTTCCCTCTGTCGAATTTTCGGAATACTCCGT harbors:
- a CDS encoding cyclopropane-fatty-acyl-phospholipid synthase family protein, with the translated sequence MEFRDIVSVSQGPLSIMNPLSPEKAVYIGEIAGMSEGMSVIDFGCGNGTLLGMWGETFGISGTGIDIREDACRNACNAIEELGLSDKISIFFADASDYEKEEGELYDFAVALGASQIWGGIEETLTVLSGFIKDTGSIIIGDRYWKKDTVAPEFCRQWQEIMTEYEILQIIRGKGFDLKSVVRADDNDWDVYESGIWRNCIDWLMGCKDKSSPDYEEILSYFRRVQEEYLAYGREYIGWAMYLIKPLNK
- a CDS encoding SLC13 family permease, coding for MKKTLGRYIGVIAFILVLLIPTDPSVFPTDAKYVASVTLLMVIWWVTEAIPIQATALLPVILFPALGVLTPAEACAPYADKTIFLFMGGFIIAMSMQRWGLHERIALNIINRVGTSPRMLILGFMVATAFLSMWISNTATAMMMVPIAIAIIATILPKSDTGLGEMTEQQRDFSECIVISIAYAATIGGIATIIGTPPNGIFVAQMETIFPSAPAIDFFTWMEFALPLACVMLPLAWLWLTYGPYRHMPGKISSGKEIIAERLRSLGEMGRGEKWTLLVFAMTAAAWIMRSEKHIGNVVIPGITTYLPFVGDSTIAIAGAVLLFLLPVDTKEGVFTMNWEWAKKIPWGILILFGGGICLSTAFIKSGLAGVIMQHMTFMHVLPVVVAVLVVALLVSLLTEVTSNTAIASVMMPVMAVTAVSMGIHPYLLMLTAAFACSMAFMLPVATPPNAVAYSSGYVEMKDMIRTGWILNIVGIFILTLFMFTIISWILGFSTAMPDWAFEPAVSV